Proteins found in one Gaiellales bacterium genomic segment:
- a CDS encoding glycoside hydrolase family 15 protein, producing MAVGGRRRGGARPLSQRIEDYALIGDLQTAALVGRDASIDWCCFPRFDSGACFARLLGDERHGRWLLAPASGITSSTRRYRHDTLILESVYECAEGRVRAIDFMPPRGDDPDIVRIVEGLDGEVPMRSDLVIRFDYGHIVPWVRRVDHARVAVAGPDALCFRTPAPVRGKDMRTVSEFTLREGERVPFVLTWFPSHRPVPDEMDPEKALDDSESYWLGWAAECRHTGDYHDEVHQSLLVLKALTYGPTGGIVAAPTTSLPESIGGERNWDYRFCWLRDATLTLRAMLEAGYREEAMAWRSWLLRAIAGDPGDLQIMYGVAGERRLDEQEIEWLPGYADSHPVRVGNAASAQLQLDVYGELLDAAYQTLVHGAPRDDAAWALLRSLLAWLENGWRQPDAGLWEVRGPSRHFTHSKVMCWVAFDRGVRFCEEYERTGPVDRWREIRDEIHAQVLDRAWSERKQAFAQSYDSDDLDASVLLMPAVGFIEADHPRMVSTVDAIRRELTRDGLVLRYRAAEGGEVDGLHSDEGVFLPCSFWLADVLAGQGKHSEARELFERLLDLRNDVGLLSEEYDPVAGRQLGNMPQAFTHLALVNTAIVLDRGRHLRDGPAKAAAGTGE from the coding sequence ATCGCCGTCGGCGGGCGGCGCCGTGGAGGTGCGCGTCCCCTGAGCCAGCGGATCGAGGACTACGCGCTGATCGGCGACCTCCAGACCGCGGCGCTGGTGGGGCGAGATGCCTCGATCGACTGGTGCTGCTTCCCGCGGTTCGACTCGGGCGCCTGCTTCGCGCGGCTGCTGGGAGACGAGCGCCACGGCCGCTGGCTGCTGGCACCGGCCAGCGGGATCACCAGCTCGACGCGCCGGTACCGCCACGACACGCTGATCCTGGAGTCGGTCTACGAGTGCGCCGAGGGTCGCGTCCGGGCGATCGACTTCATGCCGCCGCGCGGAGACGACCCGGACATCGTCCGCATCGTCGAGGGCCTCGACGGCGAGGTGCCCATGCGCTCCGACCTCGTCATCCGGTTCGACTACGGCCACATCGTTCCGTGGGTGCGCCGCGTCGACCACGCCCGCGTCGCCGTCGCCGGTCCGGACGCTCTCTGCTTCCGCACCCCAGCACCTGTCCGCGGCAAGGACATGCGGACGGTGAGCGAGTTCACGCTGCGCGAGGGCGAGCGGGTGCCGTTCGTGCTCACCTGGTTTCCGTCCCACCGGCCCGTGCCGGACGAGATGGATCCCGAGAAGGCCCTGGACGACAGCGAGAGCTACTGGCTGGGCTGGGCTGCGGAGTGCCGCCACACCGGCGACTACCACGACGAGGTGCACCAGTCGCTGCTCGTGCTGAAGGCCCTGACGTACGGGCCCACGGGCGGCATCGTGGCCGCGCCCACCACCTCGCTGCCCGAGTCGATCGGCGGCGAGCGCAACTGGGACTACCGCTTCTGCTGGCTGCGCGACGCCACGCTGACTCTGCGGGCGATGCTCGAGGCCGGATACCGCGAGGAGGCGATGGCCTGGCGGTCGTGGCTGCTGCGAGCGATCGCAGGCGATCCCGGCGACCTGCAGATCATGTACGGGGTGGCCGGAGAGCGCAGGCTCGACGAGCAGGAGATCGAATGGCTTCCGGGCTATGCGGACTCGCACCCGGTGCGGGTCGGAAACGCGGCGTCCGCACAGCTGCAGCTCGACGTCTACGGCGAGCTGCTGGACGCGGCGTACCAGACGCTCGTGCACGGCGCGCCCCGGGACGATGCGGCGTGGGCGCTGCTGCGTTCGCTGCTGGCCTGGCTGGAGAACGGATGGAGGCAGCCGGACGCCGGCCTGTGGGAGGTGCGCGGGCCGAGCCGGCACTTCACCCACTCGAAGGTGATGTGCTGGGTGGCCTTCGACCGAGGCGTGCGGTTCTGCGAGGAGTACGAGCGCACCGGCCCCGTCGACCGCTGGCGCGAGATCCGCGACGAGATCCACGCCCAGGTGCTGGACAGGGCGTGGAGCGAGCGCAAGCAGGCCTTCGCCCAGTCCTACGACTCCGACGACCTGGATGCCAGCGTGCTGCTGATGCCGGCGGTCGGGTTCATCGAGGCGGATCACCCGCGGATGGTGTCGACGGTGGACGCCATCCGGCGCGAGCTGACCCGTGACGGGCTGGTGCTCCGCTACCGCGCCGCGGAGGGCGGCGAGGTGGACGGGCTGCACTCCGACGAGGGCGTGTTCCTACCGTGCTCGTTCTGGCTGGCCGACGTGCTCGCCGGTCAGGGCAAGCACTCGGAGGCGCGCGAGCTGTTCGAGCGGCTGCTCGACCTGCGCAACGACGTCGGGCTGCTGTCGGAGGAGTACGACCCGGTGGCCGGCCGGCAGCTCGGCAACATGCCACAGGCGTTCACGCACCTGGCGCTCGTGAACACGGCGATCGTGCTCGACCGCGGGCGCCACCTCCGCGACGGGCCGGCGAAGGCGGCGGCGGGCACCGGCGAATGA
- a CDS encoding NAD(P)H-dependent oxidoreductase — translation MPNLLVVIASTRPGRIGLPVGEWFVDAAREHGAFDVSVADLAEWNLPFLDEPNHPRLHEYVHDHTRRWSETVDAADAFVFVMPEYNHGINAPLKNAIDYLHEEWSRKPVGFVSYGGVAAGTRAVQMTKQIVVSLRMVPVNDAVSIPFVKAMMGDDGVFHPSETVERSAGPMLDELAAVAQALRSVRHATQAA, via the coding sequence ATGCCGAACCTCCTCGTCGTCATCGCCAGCACCCGCCCCGGGCGGATCGGCCTGCCGGTCGGCGAGTGGTTCGTCGACGCGGCCCGCGAGCACGGAGCGTTCGACGTGTCGGTCGCGGATCTGGCCGAGTGGAACCTGCCCTTCCTCGACGAGCCCAACCACCCACGGCTCCACGAGTACGTGCACGACCACACCCGCCGGTGGAGCGAGACGGTCGACGCCGCCGACGCGTTCGTCTTCGTGATGCCGGAGTACAACCACGGCATCAACGCGCCGCTCAAGAACGCCATCGACTACCTCCACGAGGAGTGGAGCCGAAAGCCGGTCGGGTTCGTGTCCTACGGTGGCGTCGCGGCCGGAACGCGGGCGGTGCAGATGACGAAGCAGATCGTCGTGTCGCTGCGGATGGTGCCCGTGAACGACGCCGTCTCGATCCCGTTCGTGAAGGCGATGATGGGCGACGACGGCGTCTTCCACCCGAGCGAGACGGTGGAGCGCTCGGCGGGCCCGATGCTCGACGAGCTGGCCGCCGTCGCGCAGGCGCTGCGGTCGGTGCGCCATGCGACGCAGGCGGCCTGA
- a CDS encoding transketolase C-terminal domain-containing protein: MRAQAAGTVCELFAEDPRVAVVLAEISVDRFAPAFRHDPSRAVNVGIMEQAMVGVAAGLAMEGFHPVVHTIAPFVAERALEQLKLDFGNQELGGLVIAVGGSYDYGTEGTTHHSPGDVQALLTIPGAEVLVPGAAGEVDQLIRATYHDGRLSYLRTQVEGNRRTRHVELGRLSVERRGSGPTVLAVGPMLDRTLEAVEGSDATVLYVTTVSPFDAEGLLAAMTGDEVVVVEPMFEGTLAALVTGALTGRTAGVRSIGVPRRVIREYGTAAELDAAVGLDTAAIRARLFGE, encoded by the coding sequence ATGCGCGCACAGGCAGCCGGCACGGTGTGCGAGCTGTTCGCGGAGGACCCACGCGTCGCCGTCGTGCTGGCCGAGATCAGCGTCGACCGGTTCGCGCCCGCGTTTCGCCACGACCCGTCCCGCGCCGTCAACGTCGGCATCATGGAGCAGGCGATGGTCGGGGTCGCGGCCGGCCTCGCGATGGAGGGATTCCATCCCGTCGTGCACACGATCGCGCCGTTCGTGGCCGAGCGCGCGCTCGAGCAGCTGAAGCTGGACTTCGGCAACCAGGAGCTGGGCGGGCTCGTGATCGCCGTGGGCGGCTCGTACGACTACGGCACGGAGGGAACGACCCATCACTCCCCCGGCGACGTCCAGGCGCTGCTGACGATCCCGGGCGCGGAGGTGCTCGTTCCCGGCGCGGCCGGCGAGGTCGACCAGCTCATCCGCGCCACCTACCACGACGGCCGTCTGTCCTATCTGCGCACGCAGGTGGAGGGCAACCGGCGGACCCGCCACGTGGAGCTGGGCCGCCTCTCGGTGGAGCGCCGCGGCTCGGGGCCGACGGTGCTGGCCGTGGGGCCGATGCTCGACCGGACGCTCGAGGCGGTCGAGGGGAGTGACGCCACGGTGCTGTACGTCACCACGGTCTCGCCGTTCGACGCAGAGGGCCTGCTCGCCGCCATGACCGGCGACGAGGTGGTCGTGGTCGAGCCGATGTTCGAGGGCACGCTGGCCGCGCTGGTCACGGGTGCGCTCACCGGCAGAACCGCCGGCGTCCGGTCGATCGGCGTGCCCCGCCGGGTGATCCGGGAGTACGGCACTGCCGCCGAGCTCGATGCCGCCGTGGGCCTCGACACCGCCGCGATTCGCGCCCGGCTGTTCGGGGAATAG
- a CDS encoding thiamine pyrophosphate-dependent enzyme — protein MEEGMATDTLDRDEVVRLAARATGDEKHDASSYSTLDALLVLYGRVLSVDPTDPRWEGRDRFILSKGHGPAAYYAVLCHHGFFPESWLAGFMRQGGRLGGHPDRLLVPGVEASTGSLGHGLPLAGGVALGLRAKRSRSRVVVLTGDAELNEGSNWEAIMLAPHLGLGNLTLLVIDNGSSSMRLRPVERLLNAFGWDAETVDGRDHEALERSLSRRVDAPTATVALIGETES, from the coding sequence ATGGAGGAAGGCATGGCCACCGACACGCTCGACCGCGACGAGGTCGTCCGCCTCGCCGCGCGCGCAACGGGGGACGAGAAGCACGACGCGTCCAGCTACTCCACCCTCGACGCCCTGCTGGTGCTCTACGGGCGCGTCCTCAGCGTCGATCCGACAGACCCACGCTGGGAGGGCCGCGACCGCTTCATCCTCAGCAAGGGCCATGGCCCGGCCGCGTACTACGCGGTGCTCTGCCACCACGGCTTTTTCCCCGAGTCCTGGCTGGCCGGCTTCATGCGGCAGGGCGGCCGGCTGGGCGGTCACCCCGACCGGCTGCTCGTTCCGGGAGTCGAGGCCTCGACGGGGTCGCTCGGCCACGGCCTGCCGCTCGCCGGTGGGGTCGCGCTGGGCCTGCGGGCGAAGCGGTCACGGAGCCGGGTCGTCGTCCTCACCGGCGACGCGGAGCTGAACGAGGGATCGAACTGGGAGGCGATCATGCTGGCGCCCCACCTCGGCCTCGGGAACCTGACGCTGCTTGTGATCGACAACGGGTCGAGCTCCATGCGCCTGCGTCCGGTCGAGCGCCTGCTCAACGCCTTCGGCTGGGACGCCGAGACGGTCGACGGGCGCGACCACGAGGCGCTCGAGCGGTCGTTGTCGCGGCGCGTGGACGCGCCCACCGCCACGGTGGCCCTGATCGGGGAGACGGAATCGTGA
- a CDS encoding metalloregulator ArsR/SmtB family transcription factor gives MTTDVKNAARRMKALGHPVRLGIAMRLAEEPETCACDFAEVFAVSQPTISQHLRVLREAGVVTTRRRGTQICYSLEPGAVRSIGETVAALTLPALRSAS, from the coding sequence ATGACGACCGATGTGAAGAATGCAGCGCGGCGCATGAAGGCGCTCGGCCATCCGGTGCGGCTCGGCATCGCGATGCGGCTCGCCGAGGAGCCGGAGACATGCGCGTGCGACTTCGCGGAGGTGTTCGCGGTGAGCCAGCCGACGATCAGCCAGCACCTCCGGGTGCTGCGAGAGGCCGGCGTGGTCACCACCCGGCGGAGGGGAACGCAGATCTGCTACTCGCTCGAGCCGGGCGCCGTCCGGTCGATCGGCGAGACGGTGGCGGCGCTCACCCTGCCCGCGTTGCGCAGCGCAAGCTGA
- a CDS encoding diacylglycerol kinase family protein, with protein MSTIAVIAHAGKSIEGGLPQLRRTLATAGVDVPIWYEVPKSRKAPKQVRRALKQGADLLIVWGGDGMVQRCIDAMAGSDVTLAIVPAGTANLFASNLGIPKDIEGAVRVALSEQTRAVDVGRMNGERFVVMAGAGFDAEMIRSANGGLKDRLGRVAYVVTGARAVRSKPFRATVNVDGSPWFTGRASCVLVGNVGALFGGVTVFADAEPDDGMVDLGVITADGLVQWARTAARTAVGSIAESPFAQVTKGRTVKVKLDRKVRYQLDGGDRAKARKFRIDVQPASVHVRVPAAV; from the coding sequence ATGAGCACGATCGCCGTGATCGCCCACGCCGGCAAGTCTATCGAGGGCGGGCTCCCCCAGCTTCGCCGCACCCTCGCCACCGCCGGCGTGGACGTGCCGATCTGGTACGAGGTGCCCAAGAGCCGCAAGGCGCCCAAGCAGGTGAGGCGTGCGCTGAAGCAGGGCGCCGACCTGCTGATCGTCTGGGGCGGCGACGGCATGGTGCAGCGGTGCATCGACGCCATGGCCGGCTCGGACGTGACGCTGGCCATCGTCCCCGCAGGCACCGCGAACCTGTTCGCGAGCAATCTGGGCATCCCGAAGGACATCGAGGGCGCGGTCCGGGTGGCGTTGTCTGAACAGACGCGAGCAGTGGACGTCGGGCGGATGAACGGCGAGCGGTTCGTCGTGATGGCGGGAGCCGGGTTCGACGCCGAGATGATCCGCTCGGCGAACGGCGGGCTGAAGGACCGCCTCGGGCGGGTCGCCTACGTCGTCACCGGGGCCAGGGCCGTGCGGTCGAAGCCGTTCCGGGCGACCGTGAACGTCGACGGGTCACCGTGGTTCACCGGCAGGGCCAGCTGCGTCCTCGTCGGCAACGTCGGCGCCCTGTTCGGCGGCGTCACGGTGTTCGCGGACGCGGAGCCGGACGACGGCATGGTCGACCTGGGGGTGATCACGGCGGACGGGCTCGTGCAGTGGGCGCGCACGGCCGCCCGGACGGCCGTCGGCAGCATCGCGGAGTCGCCGTTCGCGCAGGTGACGAAGGGCCGCACGGTCAAGGTGAAGCTGGACCGGAAGGTGCGCTACCAGCTGGACGGCGGCGACCGGGCCAAGGCGAGGAAGTTCCGGATCGACGTCCAGCCGGCATCCGTGCACGTCCGCGTGCCGGCGGCGGTCTGA
- a CDS encoding phosphatase PAP2 family protein, giving the protein MAARAEAGGGIALSEPRPGDGGRSRAGSPVLEPHGGLAERIAEAARGRHPVTVFVAVVLAGFAVLAGVMIVLGLLLTDVLLPFHGIGHDDEHVNVVLAAHRSRFLSTASAVVSGMADVYAIPAIVALTAVGAAIRRHWRIAAFAVSAICLESATYRVTSWAIERHRPAVHRLDDLPVMASYPSGHVAASIAVYVGVAVLIASRWRSRAVRIPVWAAALAIPPLVAAARMYRGMHHPTDTAAGMLLGTGALLIALLAARAAGAVAERRERAPA; this is encoded by the coding sequence ATGGCGGCACGCGCTGAAGCAGGCGGCGGCATCGCCCTCTCCGAGCCGCGCCCGGGCGACGGCGGCCGCTCGCGGGCCGGATCGCCTGTGCTCGAGCCACATGGCGGGCTCGCCGAGCGCATCGCGGAGGCCGCTCGGGGGCGCCATCCCGTGACGGTGTTCGTCGCGGTGGTGCTCGCCGGCTTCGCGGTGCTCGCCGGGGTGATGATCGTCCTCGGCCTGCTGCTGACCGACGTCCTGCTCCCGTTCCACGGCATCGGCCACGACGACGAGCACGTGAACGTCGTGCTGGCCGCCCACCGGTCGCGATTCCTGAGCACGGCGTCCGCGGTCGTGTCCGGCATGGCGGACGTGTACGCCATCCCCGCGATCGTGGCGCTCACCGCCGTCGGCGCGGCGATCAGGCGCCACTGGCGCATCGCCGCATTCGCCGTCTCGGCGATCTGTCTGGAGTCGGCCACCTACCGGGTGACCAGCTGGGCGATCGAGCGGCACCGCCCGGCCGTGCACCGGCTCGACGACCTGCCGGTCATGGCGAGCTATCCGTCCGGCCACGTCGCCGCGTCGATCGCGGTCTACGTGGGCGTCGCCGTGCTGATCGCGTCGAGATGGCGATCGCGCGCCGTCCGCATCCCGGTCTGGGCGGCGGCGCTCGCAATTCCGCCGCTGGTCGCGGCCGCGCGCATGTACCGCGGCATGCACCATCCGACCGACACGGCCGCCGGCATGCTGCTCGGAACCGGCGCGCTCCTGATCGCGCTGCTCGCCGCCCGAGCAGCCGGTGCGGTTGCCGAGCGCCGGGAGAGGGCGCCGGCATGA
- a CDS encoding phosphatase PAP2 family protein translates to MPLLALLIIATAAGLAAWRLARRVLPDAAASIGEEAREQLTPWRRRLRGRLDPGVATGLALTAGALVLVVGGIVVALLALLLRQSGTLVEVDRWAARWGNDHAGHLSTLGLKAVTSLGSGAGVTVLAILVAAVELRRRWSRWIVPFLVVVTLGDSIVTNLIKQAMDRARPAFNPDAAALGPSFPSGHSSQAAAFFAGAALLLSRRRGRATRAVLVGLAVGLAVAVACSRVLLDLHWVSDVVAGLSLGWGWFALCAIAFGWRMLEFGAPAEAAVPNDARPHQPVG, encoded by the coding sequence GTGCCGCTCCTCGCTCTCCTCATCATCGCCACAGCTGCCGGACTCGCCGCCTGGCGGCTTGCCCGGCGCGTGCTGCCGGATGCGGCCGCCTCGATCGGCGAGGAGGCGCGCGAGCAGCTGACGCCCTGGCGCCGGCGCCTGCGAGGTCGGCTCGACCCCGGCGTTGCGACCGGCCTCGCGCTCACGGCCGGCGCCCTCGTGCTGGTGGTGGGCGGCATCGTGGTCGCGCTGCTGGCACTGCTGCTGCGCCAGAGCGGCACCCTCGTCGAGGTCGACCGCTGGGCGGCGCGCTGGGGCAACGACCATGCCGGCCATCTCTCGACCCTCGGGCTCAAGGCCGTGACGTCGCTCGGCTCCGGCGCCGGCGTGACGGTGCTCGCGATCCTGGTGGCTGCGGTCGAGCTGAGACGCCGGTGGAGCCGGTGGATCGTCCCGTTCCTCGTCGTCGTCACGCTTGGCGACAGCATCGTCACCAACCTGATCAAGCAGGCGATGGATCGCGCCCGCCCGGCATTCAACCCCGACGCCGCGGCGCTCGGCCCCTCCTTCCCGAGCGGCCACTCCTCCCAGGCGGCGGCCTTCTTCGCCGGGGCGGCGTTGCTGCTGTCCCGCCGGCGCGGCAGGGCGACCCGCGCCGTGCTCGTAGGCCTGGCGGTCGGACTTGCCGTCGCCGTCGCGTGCAGCAGGGTGCTGCTCGACCTCCACTGGGTGTCCGACGTGGTCGCCGGGCTATCGCTCGGGTGGGGCTGGTTCGCACTCTGCGCGATCGCCTTCGGCTGGCGAATGCTCGAGTTCGGTGCGCCGGCCGAGGCAGCCGTCCCGAACGACGCCCGGCCGCACCAGCCGGTCGGCTAG
- a CDS encoding DUF1206 domain-containing protein: MARGVIYVLIGVFALDVAFGRSKANASQAGALQAVAHEPFGQWLLTAIAIGLAAYALWKLMQALVGHGTEDAGDDSAGYRLQALVSAVIYGSFTMLAIRILTSPNHQAGQHPKAHSAASDVLSLPGGRWMLALAGAVLVGVGLFQAYKGISRTFTEEAKTSEMTPAVRRWYTRIGVVGYCGRAAVFLLVGTLVMFAAVHDTAKQAKGLDASLQTLADKPYGAAALCAIAAALIAFGALSVADARYHRV, encoded by the coding sequence GTGGCGCGCGGCGTCATCTACGTCCTGATCGGCGTGTTCGCGCTGGACGTCGCATTCGGCCGCAGCAAGGCCAACGCGAGCCAGGCCGGCGCGCTGCAGGCGGTGGCGCACGAGCCGTTCGGCCAGTGGCTGCTGACCGCCATCGCGATCGGCCTCGCTGCCTACGCGCTGTGGAAGCTGATGCAGGCGCTGGTCGGGCACGGCACGGAGGACGCCGGCGACGACTCCGCCGGCTACCGGTTGCAGGCGCTGGTCAGCGCGGTCATCTACGGCTCGTTCACCATGCTCGCCATCCGCATCCTGACCAGCCCGAACCACCAGGCCGGCCAGCATCCGAAGGCGCACTCGGCGGCGAGCGACGTGCTGTCGCTGCCGGGCGGTCGGTGGATGCTCGCGCTCGCGGGCGCGGTGCTCGTCGGAGTAGGCCTGTTCCAGGCGTACAAGGGCATCTCGCGGACGTTCACCGAGGAGGCGAAGACCTCGGAGATGACCCCGGCCGTGCGCCGCTGGTACACCCGGATCGGCGTGGTCGGCTACTGCGGCCGTGCCGCCGTGTTCCTGCTCGTCGGCACGCTGGTCATGTTCGCCGCGGTGCACGACACCGCGAAGCAGGCGAAGGGCCTCGACGCCTCGCTGCAGACCCTCGCCGACAAGCCGTACGGCGCCGCTGCGCTGTGCGCCATCGCGGCTGCCCTGATCGCCTTCGGCGCGCTGTCCGTCGCCGACGCGCGGTACCACCGGGTTTGA
- a CDS encoding M28 family peptidase, with the protein MPRDELFETIRTLTALHSPSGVEREIDEHLLGALAGHGEPRMDDAGNIVLRLGEGTSGRVALLAHKDEIGGIVKRVEEGGRLVAQTLGDAHPWIWGEGPVEVLGRNATVLGVLSFGARHVSDESPQRKQLDDAPVKWKDAWIETKLSAEALAEAGVTAGSRVVAARSRKQAVRLGAEGEYVASYALDDKVAVAMLLELAVRVPSPSRPVDLVFTAREEVGCQGSQYYARRSDAEVLVALEVVPVAKEYAIDPGPDPVLIRADAYGPLDDGVSEALADAAAAEGIAVRHAVVSRYGSDASTSLDTGRIARSACLAAATENTHGFEIAHLDAVEGCVRILQRWLG; encoded by the coding sequence GTGCCACGGGACGAGCTGTTCGAGACCATCCGCACGCTGACCGCGCTGCACTCGCCGAGCGGCGTCGAGCGCGAGATCGACGAGCACCTGCTGGGAGCGCTCGCAGGGCACGGGGAGCCGCGGATGGACGACGCCGGCAACATCGTGCTGCGCCTGGGCGAGGGAACGTCCGGACGGGTGGCGCTGCTTGCACACAAGGACGAGATCGGCGGGATCGTGAAGCGCGTGGAGGAGGGCGGGCGCCTGGTGGCGCAGACGCTCGGCGACGCCCACCCGTGGATCTGGGGCGAGGGGCCGGTCGAGGTGCTCGGGCGCAACGCGACGGTGCTCGGCGTCCTGTCGTTCGGAGCGCGGCACGTGTCCGATGAGTCCCCGCAGCGCAAGCAGCTCGACGACGCGCCCGTGAAGTGGAAGGACGCGTGGATCGAGACGAAGCTGAGCGCCGAGGCGCTGGCGGAGGCGGGGGTGACGGCAGGCTCGCGGGTGGTCGCGGCACGGTCGCGGAAGCAGGCGGTGCGGCTGGGGGCCGAGGGCGAGTACGTGGCGAGCTATGCGCTGGACGACAAGGTGGCGGTGGCGATGCTGCTGGAGCTGGCGGTGCGGGTGCCGTCGCCGAGCCGGCCGGTCGACCTGGTCTTCACCGCGCGTGAGGAGGTGGGCTGCCAGGGGTCGCAGTACTACGCGCGGCGAAGCGACGCCGAGGTGCTGGTCGCGCTCGAGGTCGTTCCGGTGGCCAAGGAGTACGCGATCGACCCGGGGCCCGATCCGGTGCTGATCCGGGCGGACGCCTACGGGCCGCTCGACGACGGCGTGTCCGAGGCGCTGGCGGACGCGGCGGCGGCGGAGGGGATCGCGGTGCGCCACGCGGTCGTCTCACGGTACGGGTCGGACGCGTCGACGAGCCTGGATACGGGCCGGATCGCGCGCAGCGCATGCCTCGCGGCGGCGACCGAGAACACCCACGGGTTCGAGATCGCGCACCTGGACGCCGTCGAGGGCTGCGTCCGGATCCTGCAGCGGTGGCTGGGCTAG
- a CDS encoding nuclear transport factor 2 family protein, translated as MASTEPRTRSALAQRVYESFQAGDMDTVRSLFTSDIAWHSPGQGAEHFHGIDAVMAEFGRLYGDTDGTFRVMVDEITEGDESVVVLARATGTRGDKTFDQAYPHVFRFRGDQVSESWILYHDQAATAAFWA; from the coding sequence ATGGCGTCCACCGAACCACGCACCAGAAGCGCGCTCGCCCAGCGTGTGTACGAGTCATTCCAGGCTGGAGACATGGACACTGTGCGGTCATTGTTCACCAGCGACATCGCCTGGCACTCGCCCGGCCAGGGCGCCGAACACTTCCACGGCATCGATGCGGTGATGGCCGAGTTTGGCCGCCTCTACGGCGACACCGACGGGACATTCCGCGTGATGGTCGATGAGATCACGGAAGGCGATGAGAGCGTCGTCGTCTTGGCCCGTGCAACCGGCACCCGTGGCGACAAGACGTTTGACCAGGCGTACCCACACGTCTTCCGCTTCCGCGGCGACCAGGTATCCGAGTCGTGGATTCTCTATCACGACCAAGCCGCGACGGCGGCTTTCTGGGCATAA
- a CDS encoding metallophosphoesterase family protein codes for MRVAALYDIHGNVPALEAALADVASVGVDAILIGGDVVEGPQPVETLDMLESVDIPLRWIRGNCDREPSEWVTERLDERHVAWLTTLPPTERVDVRGLGPVLFCHGSPRSDEDIVTAVSDPDRVAPMLTGVDEAIVVSGHTHVQFDRSVAGHRLINAGSIGMPYQGIAGRAFWTILGPGVEPRNSPFDADAFASTLRSAGYPHPEWFEVETADTAAEEYEQMAREQAARS; via the coding sequence ATGCGGGTCGCCGCGCTGTATGACATCCACGGCAATGTGCCGGCCCTCGAGGCAGCGCTGGCCGACGTTGCCTCGGTGGGCGTCGATGCGATCCTGATCGGCGGCGACGTGGTCGAAGGTCCGCAGCCCGTGGAGACGCTCGACATGCTGGAGTCGGTTGACATCCCGCTTCGCTGGATCAGGGGCAACTGCGACCGAGAACCGAGCGAATGGGTGACCGAGCGCCTGGATGAGCGGCACGTGGCATGGCTGACCACGCTGCCGCCGACCGAACGGGTCGACGTCCGAGGCCTGGGGCCGGTGCTGTTCTGCCATGGCTCCCCACGCAGCGACGAGGACATCGTCACGGCCGTCTCTGACCCCGACCGAGTGGCTCCGATGCTGACCGGTGTCGACGAGGCGATCGTCGTCTCCGGGCACACCCACGTCCAGTTCGACCGCTCGGTCGCCGGCCACCGACTGATCAACGCCGGCAGCATTGGCATGCCCTATCAGGGCATCGCCGGCCGTGCCTTCTGGACGATCCTCGGGCCCGGCGTCGAGCCGCGCAACAGCCCCTTCGACGCCGACGCTTTCGCGTCGACCCTGCGCTCGGCCGGCTATCCGCACCCGGAGTGGTTCGAGGTCGAGACGGCCGATACCGCCGCGGAGGAGTACGAGCAGATGGCGCGCGAGCAAGCCGCGCGCTCGTGA